TGCGCAGGATGCAGTACCGGCAGATGCTTTTGAAAAAGGGATGCAGCAACCGGAGATCCAGTTGCTGGATGTACGTACCGCGAAAGAATTTAATACAGGCCATCTGCAGGATGCCCTGCAGGCTGATTTTACAAAGAAGAGCGAGTTTTTCGACCGCATCAAATACCTTGATAAATCCAAACCAGTATATATCTACTGCCTGAGTGGCGGCCGCAGTACTGCTGCTGCCAAATGGATGCGTGAGAACGGATATTCGAAAGTGGTAGAGATGGAAGGAGGTGTAATAGCCTGGAAACAAGCAGGTAAAGCATTGGCAGGTGGTACCACCGGCCCGCAGTTCAGCATACCTGATTTTGAGAAAGCGGTGAGCAATGGAAAATGGGTGCTGGTAGATGTTGGTGCCGCATGGTGCCCGCCATGCCGGAAGATGGAACCTGTTGTGAAACAGATCGTTAAAGAAAAACAATTGAAATTGGTGAATGTGGACGCCGGCAAGGATACGGATGTGATGAACAGCATTCAAGCTAAAGCACCGCCTACCTTTGTGTTGTATAAAGATGGAAAAGAAGTATGGCGGAAGGAAGGTGTGGTAACACTGGAAGAATTCAGATCAGCGATCAGATAAACAACAAAGGACTGTTTCAAAACAGTCCTTTGTTGTTTAAACCTTCGTTCATCGTTCGTTCATCCTTCGTTGAACCTCAGTACTGGCTAAGGTTTGCACAAGGATGAACGAAGGATTGTACAATATTGAGATAAGATTTTTACAGGTTCAGCAAAATTATAGTTGATAGATCTCCCCAAATTTCTTCTTCGCATAATCCAGGAAATATTTGAACTCCAGCTTTTCCCCTGTCACCTTTTCACATAGTTCATTGGAAGTATAGAACCTGCCGTACTGATGGATGTTCTCCCTTAACCATTGCAGCAATGGACCGTATTTACCATCTGCAATAGCATTTTCCAGCCCTGGTACCTGTTTCTGTGCAGAAGCATATAACTGCGCGGCATAGAAACTTCCTAATGAATAGGTAGGGAAATAACCAAAGCTGCCGTGAGACCAGTGAATATCCTGCAAAACACCTCTCAGGTCGTCCGGCACTTCCTGCTGCAGGTAGTCGCGGTAGTACTGGTTCCATATTTCGCGCAGGTCTTTTGTCTGCAATGTTCCACCGATCAATCCTTTTTCAATTTCATACCGGATCATTACATGGAAATGATAGGTGAGTTCATCTGCCTCTGTGCGGATCAGGGAAGGCTGCACAAGGTTAATGGCCCTGTAGAAATCCTGGATAGGTACTGCCAGCAAACTGCTGCGGAAAGTGGCCTGCAGGTTGCCGTAATGATATTGCCAGAAGGTAAGGCTGCGGCCTAAGTTGTTTTCCCATAAGCGTGACTGGGATTCGTGAATACCCAGGCTGGCAGCTTCTCCGCTGGGGAGCCCATATTCTTCTGTGGGAAGCCCCTGCTCATAAAGCGCATGCCCGCCTTCATGGATGCAGCTCCAGGTCATGTTGCCAAGGTCCTGCTCATCTATGCGGGTGGTCACCCTTACATCCTGGGGGCTGAAGCTGGTGGTGAAAGGATGTTCTGAAATATCCTGCCGGCCTGCTTTGAAATCATATCCCATGTCTTTCAAAAGGTTCAGGCCAAATTGCCATTGCTGATCTTTAGGGTAATGCCGGTGCAGGAATTGTTTATCAGGCACCTCCTGTAAGGCTATTTTTTGCAGGATGGGCAACAGGGATTCATTTACCCCGCTGAATATTTTATCCAGCATTTGCACATCTGCTCCTTTTTCATATTCATTCAGCAGCGCATCATAAGGATGGCCTTTATAGCCAAGGATCTCTGCCTCCCGCTTTTTCAGTTCCACCATGTTGGCCAGCAGCGGCTCAAACACATCAAAATTATTTTCCTTCCTGGCGCGGATCCATGCATGATAGGCTGCATTGGTAGCGGTGGACAGCTCGGCAACAAAAGCTGCCGGGTACCTGCGGTTTTTCTCATAATCTTCCAGGGAGAGGGCCACATTCTTTTGCTGAACAGCATTGAGGTCGCTGCGG
This DNA window, taken from Chitinophaga niabensis, encodes the following:
- a CDS encoding carboxypeptidase M32; its protein translation is MTVQKTSSGLYEEYKAKMQKVADVRNAMSVLGWDQETYLPEKGASFRGQQLTTLSSIAHELFSEDALGDILKELSSRSDLNAVQQKNVALSLEDYEKNRRYPAAFVAELSTATNAAYHAWIRARKENNFDVFEPLLANMVELKKREAEILGYKGHPYDALLNEYEKGADVQMLDKIFSGVNESLLPILQKIALQEVPDKQFLHRHYPKDQQWQFGLNLLKDMGYDFKAGRQDISEHPFTTSFSPQDVRVTTRIDEQDLGNMTWSCIHEGGHALYEQGLPTEEYGLPSGEAASLGIHESQSRLWENNLGRSLTFWQYHYGNLQATFRSSLLAVPIQDFYRAINLVQPSLIRTEADELTYHFHVMIRYEIEKGLIGGTLQTKDLREIWNQYYRDYLQQEVPDDLRGVLQDIHWSHGSFGYFPTYSLGSFYAAQLYASAQKQVPGLENAIADGKYGPLLQWLRENIHQYGRFYTSNELCEKVTGEKLEFKYFLDYAKKKFGEIYQL
- a CDS encoding rhodanese-like domain-containing protein — protein: MKKMLLTACLLMAVLAGFAQDAVPADAFEKGMQQPEIQLLDVRTAKEFNTGHLQDALQADFTKKSEFFDRIKYLDKSKPVYIYCLSGGRSTAAAKWMRENGYSKVVEMEGGVIAWKQAGKALAGGTTGPQFSIPDFEKAVSNGKWVLVDVGAAWCPPCRKMEPVVKQIVKEKQLKLVNVDAGKDTDVMNSIQAKAPPTFVLYKDGKEVWRKEGVVTLEEFRSAIR